DNA sequence from the Vicia villosa cultivar HV-30 ecotype Madison, WI linkage group LG3, Vvil1.0, whole genome shotgun sequence genome:
AATCATGGTGCAAATAGTCCATGGCAGATGCAACATCAATAGCAATGTTTAACCTCTGCAACAAGGTTAGTGAAGATCCCGACTCGAGATCTTCTGGGTATAAACTCATCTCCAAATTACCATTAGGAATGAAATGCATAACAAGAGCCTTAAAATCATCCCCTTTGTGATCAGTACTAGAACAAGAAGTGATCACCTTGACAAGATTCCGATGCCTAACATTTTTCAAAGTTTCACATTCTGCACTAAAACTCTGACAAGCTTTGCTTTGTTGCAGGTCAAAAACTTTAACAGCAAGTGTGGTGGTTTGACTTTCGTAAGTGCTAAGGTTGAACACTCCCTTGTAAACAGAACCAAAGCCTCCTTTTCCAACCAAGTTTGTAGCTGAAAAATTGTTTGTAGCAAGCTTAATATCACCATAGGATATATTTTGAGGCAAACCCTTTAGAGGAGTTGATGACAAACTTCTTTTATCCTCCTTTTTTTTCGTCTTAAAGGAATATAGCATCCACAGCAAAGAAAGCATTGAAACGAACAAAACAATACTTGCACCGATAATTGGTAGTATGATAAGGAGCAAACTGTTTCTCTTGTGCTTTTTACCTGCAACACACAAAGTGACTCCCAACTTTTGCATAACTTGATTGTTAAGGCCGCATAATCTGTTGTTACCTTGGAGATCAACCTGGCTTAGGTTCGTAAAAACACCTTTCATTGGAACCTCTCCTTCCAATTTGTTGAAAGACAAATTTAAACTCACCATATACTTAAGCTCTTCCAAACTCTCAGGAATTGGACCAGAGAGATTGTTTGATGATAGATCCAAATTCTCAAGGGATGCTAAATCTCCTAGACTATTTGGAATTGAGCCACTAAATTTATTTCTTGCCATCTGAAGTACCTTCAATCCGTTTACTTCAATTTTAGAAATGTTCCCCGACAGGTTGTTGTCTGAAACAATCATGATCATTAGCTGTTCCATGTTGATTTCAGGAGGAAGCGAACCATTCAAAGAGTTTCCCCGTAAGTACAAAGTTGTCAATCCAGAGAGTTGAAAAATCTCCATTGGTATGACACCGACAAGCTTATTCATTCCCAAGTCAAGATAAATCAACTTCTTGCATTGTCCAATGCTCGCGGGAATTCTACCTGAGAACTGGTTGTTTCTTATTCCAAGATTATACAGATTTGTAAGATTTCCAAATATGTCTGGAATTTCGCCAAACAATCTATTTTGGTGTATCCAAAGCTGCTGCAATTTCTTGAGTGTTCCAAGTTCTATTGGGAACTCTCCAGTGAAATTATTCCATTCAAAAGAGAAGGATGTGAGATTTTGAAACTTTTTCATTCCTTTAGGAATGCTTCCATTTAGCTGATTATTCGAAACACAGAACTGTTGTAGATTGCCTGAAAGATAGGCAACAGAATTTGGAAGTTCCCCAGCCAAGTTGTTATGATTGACCATAAGAATTTGCAACTGAGTTGAGTTTCTAAGTGAATCAAAGAACTGTAAATTCAATGATGTTGTGGAAGTGAGAAAGTTATTACTTAGTGTCAAACGAGTGAGGTTTTTCAGATTGTTGAAAAGAGGCATTGGCCCATGAAATCTATTGTTAGCAAGATCAATAGCTTGAAGATGTGATAAATTGGATATAGAATTTGGAATCACCCCTTCAAACCTATTAGTTGCAAGAACAAGTGTGGTTAAATTTGGAAAGGCGTTGCTGAAATTTTGCGGCAACTGGCCTGATAGATTGTTCTGTGTGAGAGATAAGTAAACTAAGCAAGAGAGGTTGAAGAAAATAGAAGAAGGAAATTTGCCACTGAAATTGTTTACTGACAGTTGAAGTGTTGAGAGATTACGGAGATTGGCCAATTCTATTGGAATCTCACCAACAAACTTGTTATTTGCCAAAGAAAGATTCTCAAGAGAAATGAGATTGCCAAAAGTTGAAGGAATTTCACCTGTGAGATTATTGACAGAAAAGTCTAAACTTTGTAGATTGTGAAGTTGACCAAGTTGTGATGGAAGTGTACCCGAGAGATTATTGAGAGCTAAATGAATGACATTGAGGAATGTGAGATGAGAAAATTGGAAGGGAATTTGACCATGAAAAGTGTTGTTGGAAAGGTCAAGTGAATGAAGGTAAGTGAGGTTGGAGAGATTAGAAGGTAGTTTACCAGAGAGGCCAAGTCCTGATAAGGTGAGAGATTGAACTCTTTCACCAGCTTTGGAACAGTTGACTCCATACCAGGTACAATGATTAGAATCTTGTCTCCAACTGGCCAAAGCACTGTTTGGATCAGTTAGCTGTAATTTGAAAGATAGAAGTATATCTCTGTCTGTGTTATTGCTGATGCaaatgatgaaatgaaaattatgaAGTAGGAAATATAAGAACAAAATATGATGTACATGGATCATAGTGGCTAAGGAGGTAAAGTTATAATCTGTCTCACACTTTAATGTGCCTGCAGGTATTTATAAGTGAAATCCTCGTTGTCTAATGCTGCATATAGACTTTCATTATAGTCCCAGAGGATATTTTTTTTGTGTTCTAGAAGAATTCCATGTTGAAAACGTTCACACGTTTAGTTTAGgtataggggtggaaataggccaagccgataacaggggcctacaggctagcctatataggttcaggccaggccacacattatttttaaatagaaaaggcctaggattttttataagcctatttactTAAAAAGGTTAGGCCTCAGGCCCTAGAAGAAGCCTTTTAAGTGTATCAGGCCggtctatttaaataaatatgaatatttttttattatcattatgttatgttttatagtttgaattaaaatacataaataaaatttggttatcttgaagaaattgtgaaaataagatgaaaacatctgatgaacattgttttcataagttctcttaaaaaAAATAGTCTTCTAAAACTTATGCTAAGagataagttaaaataagtcaatgcaaacaaatttttagtctcttggtcttttagttagttagtctatttaaacattatattaatttcttatatacatatgtctaaaacaaataggcttttatataggctaacaggctaatCAGGCCTTCGaataggccagactcaggcctaaacaataagcctacgacaggccacaggccaggcttaggcttccgTTTTTTTgacaggtcaggcttaggcttggcaaagcctagctcggcccagcctatttccacccctatttaGGTATAAAAGAAGACGAAGGGTAAAATTATATAATGAATTTAAGTTTTTTATTGCAAAATATATAAGTTAAAAGTAGTTTAAATTTGTACTGCATACTACGGAGCATCGACTCTGACATGGACACCGGAACACGACACGACACGTACACTACGACTCCTATAATATGAAATATATAAGACACGGATACAGCTACATATATGGTAGTATTTGACCCTTATTTATCCATTTATTATTAAAagagttacaaatattttaatcaaaattaatgttaCAATTTTTTAGCGATAACATTGCTTCAATACAAGGCTAACTATTTTATGTGTATTGTTTGAAAATACATAAGGTGTATTAaagcaaagaaaataaataacatttttttaaacacCTGGGTGAATTGTCCGACAAATTCTGAATGAGTGTCATATGGGTGTTGGACACCGATTCAAAGAGTGTcgaatcaaagaaaataattttttttgtgacACTTGTCTGACTTTTCCGACACTTATTTAACTTTTTCGACATGTGTCGTACGGgtgtcatacaagtgtcggaCACCGCGACACGCCAGCTCCAAGAAGTGTTCGTGCTTCATAGACTGCATATGTTGTCCAGGACAGATGTTGCACTGCATATGTTGGAACATCGAGTTCCATGTGGTGCAGCAAAATAtccaaattaaatttttattatgaaTTTGTAGATCTTCTTTATAGAGTGGAACTTTGATAGAATAAGTCTGAACCAAAACTGCAATAAATTATGTATGTTGTAAGAGGCCAGATGTTGCAGCACACATGTTGTAACATCAGATTCCACATGTGTCCCTTTTGCACCAGAACTAGCTTGAAGAAACTTCATGTTGTTTTTTATAATGCAGTCAAtccaaaagaatatatatatatatatatatatatatatatatatatatatatatatatatatatatatatatatatatatatatatatatatatatatatatatatataaatataatgagtaaattatatgagaatgtgagaatttaataacaaccattaaatttaaattaaaagttgtgattaaaaaataattttaaaatttagttaGTGATTTTTCTTTCTTCGCAAAAGTGCTAGATTTTTTGAAGTTTTGGCACATAATTCAGAGAAAGCTACGGTTTAATCCtaacattttcttttaaatatgatGGTTATTATTCATTCTCACATTTGCATATAATTTACTGATTCTTACTAGATATGTTCTCTCTCTTGCATATGAATTATTCGGAGTCAgatttctcatcaatcggagctAACAACTCGTTAGATGTTtggttcttcttcattcttctctatgtatttctctatttgttgggttttgtttgaAAGCTTACTCTGAacctatgtatatttgttgatcaatgtgttgtataaagtttgctttacaaatcaaacTTGTTGTCTTCCTTGATGTTTTTGTATTTATGCTTGGATTTATGCTGTtagacatatacctcacaaatcttgattgaaGTTAGATATCTAttagtttctaaactctagaGATGAATTTAGAGATCATAATCACTGTAGGAAgcaaaatctgattttttttaaattgcagTCGAGTTTGTTTAGCATAAAGAGATTAAATTAGTAAAAAACAACCTCCACTTTTTCATTTGAGATTCGTAAATAAAATGTGTAAtccaaaaagaaaatattattatttgaattGGTTTTAGTTTAAACACTCTTACAttctataatataatattaaaatattttaaaaaataataatactatCACTTAGCTTTAGAAAAAAATACTTATGAATAGTTCGATTTAAAAAGATCATAGTAGAgttcaatttaaaattcaaagcagaCACGTCAAACTAATAATTCGATTCTCGAATAATTTAAATAGTTCCATttaaattttaagaatttttATTGAGTATAGATCCTCGGCAGCCAGTGTGTTGGCATCTAAATCTGCAGTCAAAAATAGACTATTAGATTAAACACttagatttaattggaaaattataaaaatgGAAGTAAACATTCAATAAGttcaattattaattattatttttgttctaGTCTGGGCGGAGCAGTCCCAGCGCTTGTATTTGCGTCGAACTGGCCCAATTTCTTATCCCGGCAGAGCAGGCTCAATTGGCCAAAACCCAATACGCTGTCCAGTAACCGTCACAAGACCAATTCCGTGCAAGACCACATGGTCAAAACCACCAGCGCAGGATTCGGGCAGGTTGCCCCGAACCCTACGCTCCACTCCTCCAGAACGCAAGCCacttgctgactcagccctaacaAAGGGAGTTCcggcagtttcctagcacgtgggcctccaattggatttggCACAATTAGGGAACCTTAGCCCAATTAGGTAACCTTGGCCCAGCACTGAGGGCTATAAATATCCTCTTTCATtggagggtcaggtattcattcaTTCTCTCATAAACTTTGTgcttgctctctctctctctctgattgctttctcactttggcatcggagtgtcttgcaggtacaccccacTCAAATTGTTCAAGTCCATCGAAACTGATTGTGACGATTCACTCTGATCGGGTAAGATCAATTTTATTCTAATGGATAGTTTTTTTTTCATTGCACTAGTTTTTTtgcaaatcatatttattttataaaatattttattgtttttctattttatcattcatttgatatttattttaaaaaatgtaatgtaaaatacaagggtttatatattatatattataaaatatgatatttattttcaTACACAAGTCATGTATTGACTTGTATACTATTATTAGGCTAAGATGTACTAACATTTAACATTGATAAAAAGACACAGATCACAATCAATACACTTATTGATTCTTTCTTTGCTTTGAAGTTtccaacaaaaaatatatatatatatatatatatatatatatatatatatatatatatatatatatatatatatatatatatatatatatatatatatatatatattctttcttTGCTTTGACTTGTATGTACTATTATTAGGCTAAGATGTTAaaactttatttataaataaaattattctttCTTTGCTTTGACTTGTATGTACTATTAGTAGGCTAAGATGTAACATTTAACATTGATAAAAAGACTCAAATCACGATCAATAGACATATTGATTCTTTCTTTGCTTTGACCATGAAGTTTCCAATAAAATGTATGTAAGGTTGGAGATTTTAGTCGTACAGTTTGCTGTTGACAGTCAGAAATTACCATGTATTTATGATTGTTTATTGAAAAATGTCGTTTTTCGCTAATTTCTCGAAGAAGAAAAATTACATAATTGACCACTTCATCCCTATGTGATTTTCTCTATATATTATTTGAAAGTTTGATAATTCTTTAAGATTTAAGAAGATATATAATTAATAGTATTGTTGATTAAATGAATATAATAAGCATAATAGATGGAGTTAGAGATTTTAACGTGTGTGTTTATGAATTTGTCAAATAATTtatctattatattttttaagtataaatattattatattattttttataagttttatcattaaaaataattaataattaaaacaaaatatttgtgTAATTTTCTCAATTTTGTGGTTGCGCGTTTCTCGAAAACTTTACCCTATATTTCCACCATTATTCTACCCtaacatttattaaaatattataattatactcttttctttatttattattaaattttttgaaattaaaaaattatgtaCCCTTTCATAGTTTCATTCATTAATGgaaaattctttggccacctctcaaccttctaggtcacctctggtgaaaaacccaaactacccctgacttcggaaatgcatttccgaaatgcaagaaaaatgtgttttcggagatgcatctccgaaagcgcctttttttttgaaaaaattgtcttatttcggaagttcatttccgaaaacagcatttcggaagttcatttccgaaatactgcgcgttttgcagattaagcaaaacagtccccctcccccattcatttaccctaatcttcttccaaactcatcctctttcaaaatttctgcaacaAGCAAGTGTGAAGTCAAAGAGATTGCCAaagtcttcttccaatctcaacctaaataatctcaaacactaattggtaagtttatcttttttttttcaatttttagatccattattcattactctattagggtgtttagaaattgaaaaaaatcacattaagataggttggtactgatattaggttgtttagtaggcataaaagtagttttgatttaggattttggggtctgccattggaggttgcagagaacttcttggcaggggtgtttcggaagttcatttccgaaaacacctccattctcagtttcggaaatgaacttccgatgtgtatcagaatttcaattttttttagttttttctgttgtctcgcatattaatcgatttcaattgttttcaggaacatgtcaggcaaccaagaacgcatcagacagggtagagagacacagactgcgtcggctagacgcgagcgggcggcggcgcagctggcgtcgacacagggacgggggtaGGGTCGGGGAcaacgtgtgcgagttcccgtggagatggacgagggtacctctacatctggatcgaggagtcggctggctcgggtatcttcttcccgccagcgagaggagcaggaggaggagaaggaggtggcagtgccataccacgaggcggaggggggtaccggatgttgaccctccactcggggaggagtatgagcaggaggacagctacccgggagggcccattgacacttccgtgctgattacctaccacgatcacgtcgctcggcgtatctgggaggtagaggtattttttataatttgcccgactacattatttaaccgtttataatttagacgtttattcgatattttcttaacggtctatttaacatacgcttttatttgttttttttgtaacaggagagagagccgttgaaaatggtgaaccacgcccctaagattttcagtctgtttaaaccgactgctgagtggtttaacgactcggtgagagcttcagggcttagtgggctctgcatgacggggtacaccatcatcagccacggcatgcagggggcctttgtggagcgctggcacaaggagacgtcttctttccacttcccggttggggagatgacgatcaccttgcatgacgtgcagtgttttctccacctgccgatcaggggtccgctgttgacccactcccggatccagagggtcgaagccagtcagtggatggcgctctatttgggcatggaacCCGAAGCTGTTGActatgagtgcatcacgacatttgggcctcatatccggttcaccacactgagccgctatttcgagcaccacctggacgcggtgGCCGATgccgaggatgcgggtgacgacctatttatacattatcaccgtggctgcgctctctggtgctggtacatgcatgtggtaggcgctacgatctttgtggacaagagtgcgaggtacgtcgacgtgacctacctccgctacttcatggacctaactatcgttcaccagtggaactggggggcagctactctggcatacctataccagaagctgaatgaggcctccaactggaggacgaggcagttggtcggatcctgcacactacttacggtacgtttcattttaattgttttgtatttatttatgtttcgtatttatttttaatacattatcgtgtttgtgtttcagagctggatcatctcctacttctcccgcatccacgacttccacatcgatcctgcgtacgctgacgccatgcccagggccgccagatacgttctccagagggggaacaatacggtgggaccataccgtgggtacttagaccgcacgatgcacgatgacgtcacctggaggccgttcagcgactacactcagattgtcccctttgacggcatatctctatattctggctggttggcatgcgggactaccatcatggtccggtatcaccctgagcggtgcatgcggcagttcggatttgtgcagatgatacccaggtcaccctttgaggctgctcccgacacagtgacccgagtccAGCTCACTgtcatatttgaggattgggagcgtcatgtggtaccggaggagtacccccaggactggcacaatgtggagggatacgtcacatggttctaccgggtgtcacatatATGCCACTTATTTAGTTAATTGAATACGGTTCTTTTTTTGCCTATTGTGTTTTTCTAATTGTCAGATTATTGTTATTTATGTGCTAGTTAATAGTTCATCGGGGTAAACCCAATCCCATGCTGTGTCTTTTAGTGAAATCATGTATTAATATGAATGTGGTTTAATACGAATGGGAATATGATAAGCCATCCGAAAAATTGAATTACTGGCGTGACTAGTGTTTCTACGCATCGATGACCAAGTTACAAAGAAAACATATACTTTTATTGTCCTATCAAACTAGTGTCTTGATAATATGGTAATATAATCTATACATAGTGTCATGTTATGAGATATAGTACATACAATTGGATAGTGTTTCTAAGCTACTGTAGCGTCACACATACTGTGTTTGTATTGTGTTTGTATGTGTTAAACTaaggaaaatctattttcaagtttataatatatagcaattcattaataataataataataaaaaaattggtttaataTTATAGATATTATTTTTAGGAGTTTTGAGTTAgagataaatatttatattatttggcTAACTTAAATTATTGTCAATggggttgttagagttgtcattAAGATTGTTAGAGTTGCTTTCGAGTTGTTTAGAGTAAAATCTGATAaatcataaaattaaaattaaaggtatTTGACTCTTTagagttattttattattacttgagtcaggcCATTAGCCAATTGAGTTCATAAGAGTTACCCTTATATGTAAGAGTTGTCAGTAGAGTATTTTTGAGTACTTTAGAGTTATTTTAGAGTCGTAGGAATTACTGTAGAATTGTTTAGAGTTTCTTGGGAACTCTGTTgagttataattatatattgttataaCTTTTTATGAGTTAATAATATagaataaattaatgaaaatattttgttgagatGTTTTGaattcataaaaatgttatttttgatTCTTTTGAGTTTTTGAGACTGTTGGCTACTCTTGGACAGCGTTAAGTGCTGCTTTGAGTGATTTAAaggattaaaattaatttttgattgattttattaattttgacgaGAGATGattatgtatagaaaaatgttggTGTTGTGCATGATTATTATGCTTTCTAATTGAATACTTGTTGATTTCATAAGTATATTGTTATGGTGGTT
Encoded proteins:
- the LOC131655603 gene encoding probable LRR receptor-like serine/threonine-protein kinase At3g47570 — encoded protein: MIHVHHILFLYFLLHNFHFIICISNNTDRDILLSFKLQLTDPNSALASWRQDSNHCTWYGVNCSKAGERVQSLTLSGLGLSGKLPSNLSNLTYLHSLDLSNNTFHGQIPFQFSHLTFLNVIHLALNNLSGTLPSQLGQLHNLQSLDFSVNNLTGEIPSTFGNLISLENLSLANNKFVGEIPIELANLRNLSTLQLSVNNFSGKFPSSIFFNLSCLVYLSLTQNNLSGQLPQNFSNAFPNLTTLVLATNRFEGVIPNSISNLSHLQAIDLANNRFHGPMPLFNNLKNLTRLTLSNNFLTSTTSLNLQFFDSLRNSTQLQILMVNHNNLAGELPNSVAYLSGNLQQFCVSNNQLNGSIPKGMKKFQNLTSFSFEWNNFTGEFPIELGTLKKLQQLWIHQNRLFGEIPDIFGNLTNLYNLGIRNNQFSGRIPASIGQCKKLIYLDLGMNKLVGVIPMEIFQLSGLTTLYLRGNSLNGSLPPEINMEQLMIMIVSDNNLSGNISKIEVNGLKVLQMARNKFSGSIPNSLGDLASLENLDLSSNNLSGPIPESLEELKYMVSLNLSFNKLEGEVPMKGVFTNLSQVDLQGNNRLCGLNNQVMQKLGVTLCVAGKKHKRNSLLLIILPIIGASIVLFVSMLSLLWMLYSFKTKKKEDKRSLSSTPLKGLPQNISYGDIKLATNNFSATNLVGKGGFGSVYKGVFNLSTYESQTTTLAVKVFDLQQSKACQSFSAECETLKNVRHRNLVKVITSCSSTDHKGDDFKALVMHFIPNGNLEMSLYPEDLESGSSLTLLQRLNIAIDVASAMDYLHHDCDPPIVHCDLKPLNVLLDEDMVAHVADFGLARFLSQNASEKHSSTLQLKGSIGYIAPEYGLGGKASTSGDVYSFGILLLEMLIAKKPTDEMFKEGLNMNNFVSEMDANQLLNVVDQRLINHHESSIQNFSSDSHSGGFGDISYTDGSNTYWTQKAEECIAAAMRIGLSCVAHHPKDRLTMREALSKLHGIKQSVLGL